From the genome of Ictalurus punctatus breed USDA103 chromosome 28, Coco_2.0, whole genome shotgun sequence, one region includes:
- the myo1ca gene encoding unconventional myosin-Ic isoform X2 → MCIRGVEVEVDGGVRLVMESSLSARDRVGVQDFLLLDNHTSEAAFIENLRRRYKENLIYTYIGSVLVSVNPYKELGIYSKANMERYRGVNFYEISPHIFGLADNSYRALRTTRKDQCILISGESGAGKTEASKKILQYYTATCPTRNNTHSIRERLLQSIPVLEAFGNAKTLRNDNSSRFGKYMDLQFDYKGAPIGGHILNYLLEKSRVVHQNHGERNFHIFYQLLESGDSSLLTRLGLDMTNPQHYRYLVKGNCPRVSTISDKSSWKAVSKGLTVIGFNEEEVEELLKVVASVLHLGNTLFGEDEYGQTHFTTETPLTYLTELLGVEGSALSEALTHKKIVAKGEEMIGPLTLEQALSARDALAKAIYGRTFTWLVQKINQSLAFQDEVYYTSRCSSVIGLLDIYGFEVFQSNSFEQFCINYCNEKLQQLFIEVTLKSEQEEYEAEGIGWESVEYFNNKIICDLVEEKFKGIIAILDEECLRPGDATDITFLEKLEDSLGGHAHFMTHKLANGKSRKAVGREEFRLLHYAGAVNYNVNGFLDKNNDLLYRNLKEVMCQSRNSIVKQCFHPDELTDQRRPETAATQFKLSLAKLMEILMSKEPSYVRCIKPTDTKQPERFEEVLVRHQVKYLGLMENLRVRRAGFAYRRSFEAFLQRYKPLCPDTWPNWQGKLSDGVSTLVKHLDYKPEEYKLGRSKIFIRFPKTLFRTEDALELKKPTIAITLQKCWRGYREWAKYQRIRHATITIQSWWRGVKGRRRAKRRRQAVDTIRTLIKGFILRHEPRCPDNEYFLDHVRFSYLMTIKRNLPKSVLDRTWPVPPPSLEEASVYIHRLCIRNMVNDYCRKIQPEWKNQLEQKVVASGMFRGQKDSYPQSVPRLFVGTRLENEEINLKVRQTLGSENKVKYGVPVIKYDRHGYRARPRQLLMTGSSVVLVQESKIKQRIDYGSLLGISVSSLSDGFFVLHVPTADSKQKGDLVLQSDHVIEAVTKLAVMSDKIHVVNVSQDSIRFAIARGKEGIIDFTCGAELRVVKAKNGHLAVTAPRINSSV, encoded by the exons TCTGGACAACCACACGAGCGAAGCGGCTTTCATCGAGAACCTGCGGCGGCGTTATAAAGAGAACCTCATATAC ACGTATATCGGCTCGGTGCTGGTGTCGGTGAATCCGTACAAAGAGCTCGGAATCTACTCCAAAGCAAACATGGAGCGCTACAGAGGAGTCAACTTCTATGAGATTTCACCACacat CTTCGGCTTGGCGGATAACTCGTACCGTGCCCTGCGCACCACGCGTAAGGATCAGTGCATCCTGATCTCAGGAGAGAGCGGGGCAGGAAAGACAGAGGCATCGAAAAAAATCCTGCAGTACTACACCGCAACCTGCCCCACACGCAACAACACACACTCCATCCGAGAGAGGCTGCTGCAGTCCATCCCCGTGctggag GCGTTTGGGAACGCCAAAACGTTGCGTAATGACAACTCCAGCCGCTTCGGAAAATACATGGATTTGCAGTTTGACTACAAG GGTGCCCCGATCGGCGGCCACATCCTGAACTACCTTCTGGAGAAGTCTCGGGTGGTGCACCAAAACCACGGAGAGAGGAACTTCCACATCTTCTACCAGCTGCTGGAGTCAGGGGACAGCTCGCTGCTGACGAGGCTGGGGCTGGACATGACCAACCCACAGCACTACCGCTACCTggtgaag GGCAACTGTCCAAGGGTGAGTACCATCAGCGATAAGAGCAGCTGGAAAGCTGTAAGCAAAGGTCTGACCGTCATTGGCTTCAACGAGGAGGAAGTGGAG GAGCTACTGAAGGTCGTTGCGAGTGTTCTGCATTTGGGAAACACCCTGTTTGGAGAGGATGAGTACGGGCAGACACACTTCACCACGGAGACTCCGCTCACATACCTCACAGAG CTGCTGGGTGTGGAAGGCTCAGCTCTGAGTGAAGCTCTTACTCATAAGAAGATTGTTGCTAAAGGAGAGGAG ATGATTGGCCCGCTGACCCTCGAGCAGGCTCTCTCGGCTCGAGACGCCCTGGCCAAAGCCATATATGGTCGTACTTTTACTTGGCTTGTCCAGAAGATCAACCAATCACTGGCCTTTCAG GACGAAGTGTACTACACCAGCAGATGCTCCTCGGTAATCGGACTTCTGGACATCTACGGCTTTGAGGTCTTTCAAAGCAACAG TTTTGAACAGTTCTGTATCAATTACTGCAACGAGAAGCTTCAGCAGCTTTTCATCGAAGTCACGCTGAAGAGCGAGCAAGAGGAGTACGAGGCTGAAGGCATCGGG TGGGAGTCGGTGGAATACTTCAACAACAAAATCATCTGTGACTTGGTGGAGGAGAAATTCAAAGGCATCATTGCGATCCTG GATGAAGAGTGTTTAAGGCCAGGGGACGCCACTGACATCACCTTCCTGGAGAAGCTCGAGGACAGTCTGGGAGGCCACGCCCATTTCATGAC ACATAAACTGGCCAATGGGAAGAGTCGCAAGGCTGTAGGGCGGGAGGAGTTTCGGCTGCTACACTATGCCGGAGCGGTCAACTACAACGTGAATG GGTTCCTGGACAAAAATAATGACCTTCTGTACAGGAACCTAAAAGAG GTGATGTGCCAGTCTAGGAATTCAATAGTAAAGCAGTGTTTCCATCCAGATGAACTGACAGACCAGAGGAGACCAGAaacg GCTGCTACCCAGTTTAAGCTGAGTTTGGCCAAGCTAATGGAGATTCTGATGTCTAAGGAGCCGTCATACGTCCGCTGCATCAAACCCACTGATACCAAAcaaccag AAAGGTTTGAGGAGGTGTTGGTCAGACACCAGGTGAAGTACCTGGGCTTGATGGAGAATCTGAGAGTAAGAAGAGCAGGATTTGCATACAGACGAAGCTTCGAGGCCTTCCTACAAAG gTATAAACCTCTGTGTCCAGACACTTGGCCAAACTGGCAGGGAAAACTATCAGATGGTGTCTCTACCCTAGTCAAACACCTGGACTACAAACCAGAGGAGTACAAACtgggcag GTCCAAAATCTTCATCCGTTTCCCAAAAACACTCTTCCGGACTGAGGACGCTCTGGAGCTCAAGAAACCAACCATCG CTATCACATTACAGAAATGCTGGAGAGGCTACAGGGAATGGGCCAAATACCAACGCATCAGACATGCAA caatCACGATCCAGTCATGGTGGAGGGGGGTCAAAGGGCGCAGGAGAGCCAAACGCCGCAGACAAGCAGTAGACACCATCCgcac gttaaTAAAAGGCTTCATTCTGAGGCACGAGCCTCGTTGTCCCGATAACGAGTATTTCTTGGACCATGTACGCTTCTCATATCTGATGACCATCAAGAGGAACCTACCAAAGAGTGTTCTGGACAGGACTTGGCCAGTACCACCACCGTCACTCGAagag GCCTCGGTGTACATCCACCGTCTGTGTATACGCAACATGGTGAATGACTACTGCAGGAAAATCCAACCCGAGTGGAAGAACCAG TTGGAGCAGAAGGTTGTAGCCAGTGGTATGTTTAGGGGTCAGAAGGACAGCTACCCTCAAAGTGTCCCTAGGCTTTTTGTGGGCACCAGGCtgg AGAACGAAGAGATCAATCTGAAAGTGCGACAGACTCTCGGAAGTGAAAACAAAGTGAAG taTGGTGTGCCAGTCATCAAGTACGACCGGCACGGATACCGTGCCAGGCCGCGGCAGCTGCTGATGACCGGCTCCTCTGTTGTCCTTGTTCAGGAGTCGAAAATCAAGCAGCGCATTGACTACGGTTCACTGCTGG gcatcTCAGTCAGTTCCCTCAGTGATGGCTTTTTTGTCCTGCATGTGCCCACTGCTGACAGCAAGCAGAAG GGCGACCTGGTGCTGCAGAGTGACCACGTGATCGAGGCCGTCACCAAACTGGCTGTCATGTCGGACAAGATACACGTCGTCAACGTCAGtcaggacag TATTAGGTTTGCAATAGCCCGGGGCAAAGAGGGCATCATTGACTTCACCTGTGGGGCAGAACTACGAGTGGTCAAAGCCAAGAATGGACACCTGGCTGTG ACGGCCCCACGAATCAACAGCAGCGTATGA
- the myo1ca gene encoding unconventional myosin-Ic isoform X1 gives MCIRGVEVEVDGGVRLVMESSLSARDRVGVQDFLLLDNHTSEAAFIENLRRRYKENLIYTYIGSVLVSVNPYKELGIYSKANMERYRGVNFYEISPHIFGLADNSYRALRTTRKDQCILISGESGAGKTEASKKILQYYTATCPTRNNTHSIRERLLQSIPVLEAFGNAKTLRNDNSSRFGKYMDLQFDYKGAPIGGHILNYLLEKSRVVHQNHGERNFHIFYQLLESGDSSLLTRLGLDMTNPQHYRYLVKGNCPRVSTISDKSSWKAVSKGLTVIGFNEEEVEELLKVVASVLHLGNTLFGEDEYGQTHFTTETPLTYLTELLGVEGSALSEALTHKKIVAKGEEMIGPLTLEQALSARDALAKAIYGRTFTWLVQKINQSLAFQDEVYYTSRCSSVIGLLDIYGFEVFQSNSFEQFCINYCNEKLQQLFIEVTLKSEQEEYEAEGIGWESVEYFNNKIICDLVEEKFKGIIAILDEECLRPGDATDITFLEKLEDSLGGHAHFMTHKLANGKSRKAVGREEFRLLHYAGAVNYNVNGFLDKNNDLLYRNLKEVMCQSRNSIVKQCFHPDELTDQRRPETVTHTHTHTHTHTHTHTHTTTTTTLSLSLSLSLSLSQLLCFQAATQFKLSLAKLMEILMSKEPSYVRCIKPTDTKQPERFEEVLVRHQVKYLGLMENLRVRRAGFAYRRSFEAFLQRYKPLCPDTWPNWQGKLSDGVSTLVKHLDYKPEEYKLGRSKIFIRFPKTLFRTEDALELKKPTIAITLQKCWRGYREWAKYQRIRHATITIQSWWRGVKGRRRAKRRRQAVDTIRTLIKGFILRHEPRCPDNEYFLDHVRFSYLMTIKRNLPKSVLDRTWPVPPPSLEEASVYIHRLCIRNMVNDYCRKIQPEWKNQLEQKVVASGMFRGQKDSYPQSVPRLFVGTRLENEEINLKVRQTLGSENKVKYGVPVIKYDRHGYRARPRQLLMTGSSVVLVQESKIKQRIDYGSLLGISVSSLSDGFFVLHVPTADSKQKGDLVLQSDHVIEAVTKLAVMSDKIHVVNVSQDSIRFAIARGKEGIIDFTCGAELRVVKAKNGHLAVTAPRINSSV, from the exons TCTGGACAACCACACGAGCGAAGCGGCTTTCATCGAGAACCTGCGGCGGCGTTATAAAGAGAACCTCATATAC ACGTATATCGGCTCGGTGCTGGTGTCGGTGAATCCGTACAAAGAGCTCGGAATCTACTCCAAAGCAAACATGGAGCGCTACAGAGGAGTCAACTTCTATGAGATTTCACCACacat CTTCGGCTTGGCGGATAACTCGTACCGTGCCCTGCGCACCACGCGTAAGGATCAGTGCATCCTGATCTCAGGAGAGAGCGGGGCAGGAAAGACAGAGGCATCGAAAAAAATCCTGCAGTACTACACCGCAACCTGCCCCACACGCAACAACACACACTCCATCCGAGAGAGGCTGCTGCAGTCCATCCCCGTGctggag GCGTTTGGGAACGCCAAAACGTTGCGTAATGACAACTCCAGCCGCTTCGGAAAATACATGGATTTGCAGTTTGACTACAAG GGTGCCCCGATCGGCGGCCACATCCTGAACTACCTTCTGGAGAAGTCTCGGGTGGTGCACCAAAACCACGGAGAGAGGAACTTCCACATCTTCTACCAGCTGCTGGAGTCAGGGGACAGCTCGCTGCTGACGAGGCTGGGGCTGGACATGACCAACCCACAGCACTACCGCTACCTggtgaag GGCAACTGTCCAAGGGTGAGTACCATCAGCGATAAGAGCAGCTGGAAAGCTGTAAGCAAAGGTCTGACCGTCATTGGCTTCAACGAGGAGGAAGTGGAG GAGCTACTGAAGGTCGTTGCGAGTGTTCTGCATTTGGGAAACACCCTGTTTGGAGAGGATGAGTACGGGCAGACACACTTCACCACGGAGACTCCGCTCACATACCTCACAGAG CTGCTGGGTGTGGAAGGCTCAGCTCTGAGTGAAGCTCTTACTCATAAGAAGATTGTTGCTAAAGGAGAGGAG ATGATTGGCCCGCTGACCCTCGAGCAGGCTCTCTCGGCTCGAGACGCCCTGGCCAAAGCCATATATGGTCGTACTTTTACTTGGCTTGTCCAGAAGATCAACCAATCACTGGCCTTTCAG GACGAAGTGTACTACACCAGCAGATGCTCCTCGGTAATCGGACTTCTGGACATCTACGGCTTTGAGGTCTTTCAAAGCAACAG TTTTGAACAGTTCTGTATCAATTACTGCAACGAGAAGCTTCAGCAGCTTTTCATCGAAGTCACGCTGAAGAGCGAGCAAGAGGAGTACGAGGCTGAAGGCATCGGG TGGGAGTCGGTGGAATACTTCAACAACAAAATCATCTGTGACTTGGTGGAGGAGAAATTCAAAGGCATCATTGCGATCCTG GATGAAGAGTGTTTAAGGCCAGGGGACGCCACTGACATCACCTTCCTGGAGAAGCTCGAGGACAGTCTGGGAGGCCACGCCCATTTCATGAC ACATAAACTGGCCAATGGGAAGAGTCGCAAGGCTGTAGGGCGGGAGGAGTTTCGGCTGCTACACTATGCCGGAGCGGTCAACTACAACGTGAATG GGTTCCTGGACAAAAATAATGACCTTCTGTACAGGAACCTAAAAGAG GTGATGTGCCAGTCTAGGAATTCAATAGTAAAGCAGTGTTTCCATCCAGATGAACTGACAGACCAGAGGAGACCAGAaacggtaacacacacacacacacacacacacacacacacacacacacacacacacactactactactactactctctctctctctctctctctctctctctctctgagccaGCTTTTGTGTTTCCAGGCTGCTACCCAGTTTAAGCTGAGTTTGGCCAAGCTAATGGAGATTCTGATGTCTAAGGAGCCGTCATACGTCCGCTGCATCAAACCCACTGATACCAAAcaaccag AAAGGTTTGAGGAGGTGTTGGTCAGACACCAGGTGAAGTACCTGGGCTTGATGGAGAATCTGAGAGTAAGAAGAGCAGGATTTGCATACAGACGAAGCTTCGAGGCCTTCCTACAAAG gTATAAACCTCTGTGTCCAGACACTTGGCCAAACTGGCAGGGAAAACTATCAGATGGTGTCTCTACCCTAGTCAAACACCTGGACTACAAACCAGAGGAGTACAAACtgggcag GTCCAAAATCTTCATCCGTTTCCCAAAAACACTCTTCCGGACTGAGGACGCTCTGGAGCTCAAGAAACCAACCATCG CTATCACATTACAGAAATGCTGGAGAGGCTACAGGGAATGGGCCAAATACCAACGCATCAGACATGCAA caatCACGATCCAGTCATGGTGGAGGGGGGTCAAAGGGCGCAGGAGAGCCAAACGCCGCAGACAAGCAGTAGACACCATCCgcac gttaaTAAAAGGCTTCATTCTGAGGCACGAGCCTCGTTGTCCCGATAACGAGTATTTCTTGGACCATGTACGCTTCTCATATCTGATGACCATCAAGAGGAACCTACCAAAGAGTGTTCTGGACAGGACTTGGCCAGTACCACCACCGTCACTCGAagag GCCTCGGTGTACATCCACCGTCTGTGTATACGCAACATGGTGAATGACTACTGCAGGAAAATCCAACCCGAGTGGAAGAACCAG TTGGAGCAGAAGGTTGTAGCCAGTGGTATGTTTAGGGGTCAGAAGGACAGCTACCCTCAAAGTGTCCCTAGGCTTTTTGTGGGCACCAGGCtgg AGAACGAAGAGATCAATCTGAAAGTGCGACAGACTCTCGGAAGTGAAAACAAAGTGAAG taTGGTGTGCCAGTCATCAAGTACGACCGGCACGGATACCGTGCCAGGCCGCGGCAGCTGCTGATGACCGGCTCCTCTGTTGTCCTTGTTCAGGAGTCGAAAATCAAGCAGCGCATTGACTACGGTTCACTGCTGG gcatcTCAGTCAGTTCCCTCAGTGATGGCTTTTTTGTCCTGCATGTGCCCACTGCTGACAGCAAGCAGAAG GGCGACCTGGTGCTGCAGAGTGACCACGTGATCGAGGCCGTCACCAAACTGGCTGTCATGTCGGACAAGATACACGTCGTCAACGTCAGtcaggacag TATTAGGTTTGCAATAGCCCGGGGCAAAGAGGGCATCATTGACTTCACCTGTGGGGCAGAACTACGAGTGGTCAAAGCCAAGAATGGACACCTGGCTGTG ACGGCCCCACGAATCAACAGCAGCGTATGA